In the genome of Moorena sp. SIOASIH, the window AAAGCTGTTGCTAGAGTGGCGAAGCTGGTGTCTAGAAAGGGGATTATTAACCTACGGGATTATTGCTGAACTGTATTGGCGGTATTTGTTGCCAGACCCCACTTATCAGCAGTATTTGCAGCAGCGCTATCAGGCAGTGCTGGCGGATGATGTGGATGACTATCCTGCGATCGCTCGGGATTTATTTGAGACTCTACTCAATCAAGGGGCTGTAGGAGCTTTTAGTTTTAATCCTAATGGACAGGTACGTTTGGGTCTTAATGCTGACCCGAATTATCTAGCGGATTTGGCATCCCGTTGCTTGGTGGAAATCTTACCGGATTTATCTATTGATGCAATGCCTGTTGAATTGGCAAACACAGTAGTGGAATTAATTACTAATTCCATGTTTATTGAGGGTCTACCTGAGTCTATCCAATCGATTCAAACCACCTCCCGTGCTCAACTGTTGCAGCAAACGGCTGGGGTGATTAGTCAAGCTGTCAAGTCTGGGCAAGTGCAGCCTGGTGAAATAGCGATCATTGCTCCAGGTCTAGATGCGATCGCACGCTACACCTTAACGGAAATTCTGACTAACTTTGGCATTGCTGTAGAACCTCTCAACGACCAGCGCCCATTAATTAGCTCACCGATGGTTCAGGGATTACTAACCCTACTAGCGCTAGTGTATCCTGGGTTGGGACGGTTAGTGAATCGAGATGCGATCGCACAAATGCTGGTAGTGCTCAGTAGCCAACCACAAGTGCAGGAGTTGAAGGTTGAAAGGTTGAAGGTTGAAAGGTTGAAGGTTGAGAGTTCAAATCTGCAACCGGCAACCCTAATTGACCCTGTCCGTGCTGGTTTATTAGCGGATCACTGCTATGCTCCTGATCCTGAGCAACCTCGTCTGTTACCAGTGGAGTCGTTTCCTCGTTGGGATAGGTTAGGGCATCAGGCAACGACTGCCTACTCAGAGATTTTCCAATGGTTAGAATTACAGCGCGAGCAACAACAACAGGGTCTGATTCCTTCGTGCTTGGTAGTTTTCGACCGCGCCATTCAGAAATTTTTGTGGCATGGCTCTAATCTCGCCTATGAACAGCTAGCAGCACTGCGGGAACTGATGGAAACCGCTCAACACTACTGGGAAGTGAATGGACGCCTGGGGAAAGAGTTGAAGGTGAATGATTCGAGCCAAACCAACCAACAACCGTCTAACCGTCAGCGTTCCACCCAAACTATCACGCAATTCATTCTGATGCTACGTGGTGGCACGGTTACTGCTAATCCCTATCCCGTCCGCCGCCTACCGACAGCTACCAATGCCGTTACCCTAGCTACTATTTTCCAATACCGTGCCGCTCGCCGCTGCCACCGTTGGCACTTTTGGTTAGATGCAGGTTCTTCCCTCTGGCTCAGTGGTGGTGCAGCTACCCTTTTCGGAGCTCATCTATTTCTAAAGGAATGGTCTGGACGTCCTTGGACAGAGGAAGATAAAGTCCAAGCTGATCAACAGCGATTAGAGCGGATTTTGCGAGATTTATTCGGTAGAGTTACAGAGCGGGTTTACTTGTGTCATAGCGAATTAGCGGTTAGTGGCACAGAGCAGAATGGTCCGTTATTGTCATTGATACATACGGCGATAAATACTGCTGTTTCTTGACAATTCTAGTGGGATATTTCTGTTAGAAGTCTTGGCATGTTTGAGTTTTATTTTTACCAGCGCGAAGGGGCAAGCTATATCCTTTCCGTATTACAAACCAGAGATCAAGCCCAAGACAAATATCCACAACATCAGGCTCAGTGGTGCGCCAAAGAGAATCCCCACGATTGCCCACCCTCTTTGGTGAGCTTTGAAGTGTTCAATACTCCGCCAGCGACGACTTTTCCAAGCCCATTCATTGCCCTTGGCACCGAGCGCGATCGCCATAAACCAACCCACTTGAGGCACAAACGCTAGCAGTCCAATCCAAACATTATTCGTCATAGACCAAAACCAAGGTATTAAAAAAGCTCCCCAGTTCCAACCTTTGATTTCATCTGGTACGGGTACTCGATCATCCAATACACCCCCTTGACCTGAATTATTTACAAAATTGCTTCGGGGGAGTTTGATCAGTTTGTTGCTTTTGGGAGTATTGAGTGTCATGCCCAACTCTAGGGCTAGAATTGCCTCAGACGCACTTTTGAAGCGTTGCTCTGGAGCCGGTTCTGTCAGCTTCTCAATCCAGCTGATCAGGTTAGCACTGAGGTTGACTTGGTCTTTAAAGCAAATGCGCAAATTCCGCTGGGGCAAGTCAGCAGGTGCAGTCCTGGTGAGCAAATGAATCAACGTCGCCCCTAAGCCATACAAATCCGATGCTGGTACTGCCCTACCACCAAACTGTTCCATGGGGGCGTAACCATAGGTTCCCACTACTGTAAATGTAGCGCCCTCTTGGGATGCCCGATCCTGCACTGACCCGAAATCGATGACATAAATCTGCCCATCATCCCCTAAAATTAGATTGCTAGGCTTAATATCTCGGTGTAGTACGGCTGGATTCAGCTGATGGAGAAATTCAAGAATTTTCAGCACATCCACAGCTATTTGGCGCACTTCCCCTTCTGTAAATCGTTTACCTTGATTTAGTTTTTCCTTGAGAGAGGAGCCAGGGATATAGTTGTGTACCAAGCCAAACCAGAGTACTCGGTCATCAATGTTAAAATAATCAAGATACTTGGGAATCCGGGGATGATTGAGCTGTTTAAGCACCTGTGCTTCTCGCTCAAAGAGTTTTAAATCGTCCCAATTAACGTCACCACCAAATGCCAGCAGTTTAACAACTACCAATTCTGGAGGTGACACTCCTATATCCTCAGCTAGCCAAGTTTGTCGTCCAGCATTATGTCCCAGTTGTTGCTTGAGTTGATAGCGCTCATGTAATATTTGTTCGGCTTCCAACATCTCGGCTTAATGTCCTCAGTGGCTCATCCATCCCATCAGCGTGCTCGGTTAATCTCAAGCTAGATGGGTGGATGAAGGGCAAAGGGCAAAGGCTAAAGGGGTGGGTTAGATGATGATTTTTCTTACCAATCAATTTTTCGGCGTTGCGTCAGTCTTCGAATGAATAGGAGTAGAGTGGGCATCCTGCCCGCCCGAAAATATATTGAAACTGGCAAGATGCCAGTTCCACGCAAGATGCCCATTCCACGCAAGATGCCCATTCCACTTGCACTCTTAAAACCATTCCATTATTAAGCAACGCCAATTTTTCTTACCAATCAAACTGATGTGTCATTGACATTCGACCCCTATAGCTCTAATATAGCCAGATTTTCTGGGGATGACAGCCATGATGACAAGTTTATTCACTTGAAATTCTTTGTTCATCATCACCTTCATCCATCAAACTCTACACACTAGGCGTTAACTCAACCCAATCCTTCAACCACTGGATGGAAGTAAAACGCTAGTCCTAATACGACATAAGCTGCCAATAGCAAAACCCCTTCGAGCCAGTTTGACTTACCATCAGAACTAATCGAATTAGTAATCAACACAGCTACGGCTACTGCTACCAATTCAAAGGGATTAAAATCCAAATCCATGGGCTGACCCATCAACCACCCAGCCAGCACTAACACTGGGGCAACAAATAGGGCAATTTGCAGACTAGACCCTACGGCTACGGAAACTGAGAGATCCATCTTATTCTTCATTGCGACAGTTACCGCAGTGGCGTGTTCTGCTGCATTACCAATTACGGGCAGTAAAATTACTCCGGTAAACAGTTCTGTTAGTCCTAACTCTGATGTGGCAGATTCCAAGCTATCCACCAAAAGTTCTGACTCTAGTGCCACCAGCAGGGTAACCACTACCAAGACTCCCACCCACAACCAGATATTAGGCAGATGTTTAGATTCGGAACTGGCAATTTCACCCTCCCCTGTTTCTTCTAACTCCATTTCCGCCATTCCTACATCAAACAGATAGGTGTGGGTTTTCATGGAAAATAATAGAGTTAGCCCATAAACCAGAATTAAAACCAGGGCAACTGCCACCGAAAGCTGTTGTAATGTAGATTGAGGAATACCAATGGATGTGGTATCCATTGCTGTTGGTAGCAACATGGCAATCACTGCTAGGTTCATTGAAGAGGCATTCACCCGCGCCACAATGGGCTGAAACTCCTGTTCTTTGTAACGCAATCCACCCAGCAGCATCGCAAATCCCATCACTAGGAGTAGGTTACCGATGATGGAGCCAGTGATGGTGGCTTTAACCACTTCTACTAACCCAGCATTCAGGGCAATTAGGGCAATGATTAATTCTGTAGCGTTGCCAAAGGTGGCATTTAATAACCCTCCTAGGTTTGGACCGACCACCACAGCAATTTCTTCTGTGGCTGTTCCCATCCATGCTGCTAAAGGAATAATTGCTAAGCAAGAGGTAATGAAAATAACCGCCGAGTTCCACTCTAGAAATTCAGCGGCTACTGAAATGGGAAGAAATACTA includes:
- a CDS encoding serine/threonine-protein kinase, which produces MLEAEQILHERYQLKQQLGHNAGRQTWLAEDIGVSPPELVVVKLLAFGGDVNWDDLKLFEREAQVLKQLNHPRIPKYLDYFNIDDRVLWFGLVHNYIPGSSLKEKLNQGKRFTEGEVRQIAVDVLKILEFLHQLNPAVLHRDIKPSNLILGDDGQIYVIDFGSVQDRASQEGATFTVVGTYGYAPMEQFGGRAVPASDLYGLGATLIHLLTRTAPADLPQRNLRICFKDQVNLSANLISWIEKLTEPAPEQRFKSASEAILALELGMTLNTPKSNKLIKLPRSNFVNNSGQGGVLDDRVPVPDEIKGWNWGAFLIPWFWSMTNNVWIGLLAFVPQVGWFMAIALGAKGNEWAWKSRRWRSIEHFKAHQRGWAIVGILFGAPLSLMLWIFVLGLISGL
- a CDS encoding recombinase family protein, which codes for MAQNSLWIIGSTRTGKTSRLVSQFYQWVEGGLDWSNPNSSSRYQRTPSKAPGILVFAANDDNRRELADRLTEVIRGRYPVLSKTPLGFFQDEVMLFWPLLIGRLDIKAQFPLRLRPETEQDLATQHWRTDLDNDLLQLPGGNDYTRVRRLLDLLQLAAVSGIPVEDIPHMLTVGIPEEEGNPELWSTVGKLLLEWRSWCLERGLLTYGIIAELYWRYLLPDPTYQQYLQQRYQAVLADDVDDYPAIARDLFETLLNQGAVGAFSFNPNGQVRLGLNADPNYLADLASRCLVEILPDLSIDAMPVELANTVVELITNSMFIEGLPESIQSIQTTSRAQLLQQTAGVISQAVKSGQVQPGEIAIIAPGLDAIARYTLTEILTNFGIAVEPLNDQRPLISSPMVQGLLTLLALVYPGLGRLVNRDAIAQMLVVLSSQPQVQELKVERLKVERLKVESSNLQPATLIDPVRAGLLADHCYAPDPEQPRLLPVESFPRWDRLGHQATTAYSEIFQWLELQREQQQQGLIPSCLVVFDRAIQKFLWHGSNLAYEQLAALRELMETAQHYWEVNGRLGKELKVNDSSQTNQQPSNRQRSTQTITQFILMLRGGTVTANPYPVRRLPTATNAVTLATIFQYRAARRCHRWHFWLDAGSSLWLSGGAATLFGAHLFLKEWSGRPWTEEDKVQADQQRLERILRDLFGRVTERVYLCHSELAVSGTEQNGPLLSLIHTAINTAVS
- the cax gene encoding calcium/proton exchanger produces the protein MLTKNQILSIFLVFLPISVAAEFLEWNSAVIFITSCLAIIPLAAWMGTATEEIAVVVGPNLGGLLNATFGNATELIIALIALNAGLVEVVKATITGSIIGNLLLVMGFAMLLGGLRYKEQEFQPIVARVNASSMNLAVIAMLLPTAMDTTSIGIPQSTLQQLSVAVALVLILVYGLTLLFSMKTHTYLFDVGMAEMELEETGEGEIASSESKHLPNIWLWVGVLVVVTLLVALESELLVDSLESATSELGLTELFTGVILLPVIGNAAEHATAVTVAMKNKMDLSVSVAVGSSLQIALFVAPVLVLAGWLMGQPMDLDFNPFELVAVAVAVLITNSISSDGKSNWLEGVLLLAAYVVLGLAFYFHPVVEGLG